The following are encoded in a window of Ricinus communis isolate WT05 ecotype wild-type chromosome 4, ASM1957865v1, whole genome shotgun sequence genomic DNA:
- the LOC8289654 gene encoding WD repeat-containing protein WRAP73 isoform X3, which translates to MEFTEAYKQTGPCCFSPNARYIAVAVDYRLVIRDTLSFKVVQLFSCLDKISYIEWAVDSEYILCGLHKRPMIQAWSLTQPEWTCKIDEGPAGIAYARWSPDSRHILTTSDFQLRLTVWSLVNTACVHVQWPKHASKGLSFTKDGKFAAICTRRDCKDYINLLSCYTWEIMGTFAVDTLDLADIEWSPDDSAVVVWDSPLEYKVLIYSPDGRCLFKYQAYESGLGVKCVSWSPCGHFLAVGSYDQMFRVLNHLTWKTFAEFMHLSTVRAPCCAAVFKCFPFSLSNCQEVDEPLHLDMSELSLSDELLQGNSVSFNIFFLPKKMLQKDTSELGMTSQKCLLRCLSRSLLLTNQTLNKELASCHGAGTASTSVLVMTACQPLSGYGTCITLSLLPSWCRRILSEQPLGIQHAQD; encoded by the exons ATGGAGTTCACCGAAGCTTATAAACAGACCGGTCCCTGTTGTTTCTCTCCCAATGCCAGATATATCGCCGTCGCCGTCGATTACCGTTTAGTCATTCGTGATACGCTGTCGTTTAAG GTTGTGCAGTTGTTTTCATGTTTGGATAAAATAAGCTATATAGAATGGGCAGTTGATTCTGAATACATTCTATGTGGACTTCATAAAAGACCAATGATACAAGCATGGTCCTTAACACAACCTGAATGGACTTGTAAAATAGATGAAGGTCCAGCCGGCATTGCTTATGCTAGATGGAGTCCAGATAGTCGTCATATACTTACTACCTCCGATTTTCAATTGCGTTTAACTGTTTGGTCACTTGTTAATACAGCTTGTGTTCATGTTCAATGGCCAAAACATGCTTCTAAAGGCCTTTCTTTTACTAAAGATGGGAAATTTGCTGCCATTTGTACTAGGCGTGATTGTAAGGATTATATTAATCTGCTTTCATGCTATACGTGGGAGATAATGGGTACTTTTGCTGTTGATACATTGGATTTAGCTGATATTGAATGGTCCCCGGATGATAGTGCTGTAGTCGTTTGGGATTCACCTCTTGAATATAAG GTTTTGATTTATTCACCAGATGGAAGGTGTCTGTTCAAGTACCAAGCATATGAAAGTGGACTTGGTGTAAAATGTGTTTCATGGTCTCCTTGTGGCCACTTTCTAGCTGTGGGTAGTTATGATCAGATGTTTCGGGTTCTCAACCACCTAACCTGGAAAACCTTTGCTGAATTTATGCACCTATCGACAGTTCGTGCTCCTTGTTGTGCTGCTGTCTTCAAG tgctttcctttttctctctcgAATTGCCAGGAGGTGGATGAGCCATTGCACCTTGATATGTCTGAACTTAGTTTAAGTGATGAACTTCTCCAAGGCAATTCTG taagctttaacattttttttctccCAAAAAAGATGCTGCAGAAGGACACTTCAGAGTTAGGTATGACATCACAGAAGTGCCTATTGCGCTGCCTTTCCAGAAGCCTCCTGCTGACAAACCAAACCCTAAACAAGGAATTG GCCTCATGTCATGGAGCAGGGACAGCCAGTACATCTGTACTCGTAATGACAGCATGCCAACCGCTCTCTGGATATGGGACATGCATCACCTTGAGCTTGCTGCCATCTTGGTGCAGAAGGATCCTATCCGAGCAGCCACTTGGGATCCAACATGCACAAGACTAG
- the LOC8289654 gene encoding WD repeat-containing protein WRAP73 isoform X2, with translation MEFTEAYKQTGPCCFSPNARYIAVAVDYRLVIRDTLSFKVVQLFSCLDKISYIEWAVDSEYILCGLHKRPMIQAWSLTQPEWTCKIDEGPAGIAYARWSPDSRHILTTSDFQLRLTVWSLVNTACVHVQWPKHASKGLSFTKDGKFAAICTRRDCKDYINLLSCYTWEIMGTFAVDTLDLADIEWSPDDSAVVVWDSPLEYKVLIYSPDGRCLFKYQAYESGLGVKCVSWSPCGHFLAVGSYDQMFRVLNHLTWKTFAEFMHLSTVRAPCCAAVFKEVDEPLHLDMSELSLSDELLQGNSDAAEGHFRVRYDITEVPIALPFQKPPADKPNPKQGIGLMSWSRDSQYICTRNDSMPTALWIWDMHHLELAAILVQKDPIRAATWDPTCTRLVLCTGSCHLYMWTPSGAYCVSNPLPQFCINDLKWNSDGSCLLLKDKELFCCAAVPLLPESSDYSSDD, from the exons ATGGAGTTCACCGAAGCTTATAAACAGACCGGTCCCTGTTGTTTCTCTCCCAATGCCAGATATATCGCCGTCGCCGTCGATTACCGTTTAGTCATTCGTGATACGCTGTCGTTTAAG GTTGTGCAGTTGTTTTCATGTTTGGATAAAATAAGCTATATAGAATGGGCAGTTGATTCTGAATACATTCTATGTGGACTTCATAAAAGACCAATGATACAAGCATGGTCCTTAACACAACCTGAATGGACTTGTAAAATAGATGAAGGTCCAGCCGGCATTGCTTATGCTAGATGGAGTCCAGATAGTCGTCATATACTTACTACCTCCGATTTTCAATTGCGTTTAACTGTTTGGTCACTTGTTAATACAGCTTGTGTTCATGTTCAATGGCCAAAACATGCTTCTAAAGGCCTTTCTTTTACTAAAGATGGGAAATTTGCTGCCATTTGTACTAGGCGTGATTGTAAGGATTATATTAATCTGCTTTCATGCTATACGTGGGAGATAATGGGTACTTTTGCTGTTGATACATTGGATTTAGCTGATATTGAATGGTCCCCGGATGATAGTGCTGTAGTCGTTTGGGATTCACCTCTTGAATATAAG GTTTTGATTTATTCACCAGATGGAAGGTGTCTGTTCAAGTACCAAGCATATGAAAGTGGACTTGGTGTAAAATGTGTTTCATGGTCTCCTTGTGGCCACTTTCTAGCTGTGGGTAGTTATGATCAGATGTTTCGGGTTCTCAACCACCTAACCTGGAAAACCTTTGCTGAATTTATGCACCTATCGACAGTTCGTGCTCCTTGTTGTGCTGCTGTCTTCAAG GAGGTGGATGAGCCATTGCACCTTGATATGTCTGAACTTAGTTTAAGTGATGAACTTCTCCAAGGCAATTCTG ATGCTGCAGAAGGACACTTCAGAGTTAGGTATGACATCACAGAAGTGCCTATTGCGCTGCCTTTCCAGAAGCCTCCTGCTGACAAACCAAACCCTAAACAAGGAATTG GCCTCATGTCATGGAGCAGGGACAGCCAGTACATCTGTACTCGTAATGACAGCATGCCAACCGCTCTCTGGATATGGGACATGCATCACCTTGAGCTTGCTGCCATCTTGGTGCAGAAGGATCCTATCCGAGCAGCCACTTGGGATCCAACATGCACAAGACTAGTTCTGTGCACAGGCAGCTGCCACTTGTACATGTGGACTCCTTCAGGGGCTTACTGCGTTAGTAATCCGCTTCCACAGTTTTGCATAAATGATCTCAAGTGGAATTCAGACGGAAGCTGTCTTCTCCTCAAAGACAAGGAATTATTCTGCTGTGCTGCTGTGCCCCTATTGCCAGAATCTAGTGACTATAGCTCTGATGATTGA
- the LOC8289654 gene encoding WD repeat-containing protein WRAP73 isoform X1 has translation MEFTEAYKQTGPCCFSPNARYIAVAVDYRLVIRDTLSFKVVQLFSCLDKISYIEWAVDSEYILCGLHKRPMIQAWSLTQPEWTCKIDEGPAGIAYARWSPDSRHILTTSDFQLRLTVWSLVNTACVHVQWPKHASKGLSFTKDGKFAAICTRRDCKDYINLLSCYTWEIMGTFAVDTLDLADIEWSPDDSAVVVWDSPLEYKVLIYSPDGRCLFKYQAYESGLGVKCVSWSPCGHFLAVGSYDQMFRVLNHLTWKTFAEFMHLSTVRAPCCAAVFKCFPFSLSNCQEVDEPLHLDMSELSLSDELLQGNSDAAEGHFRVRYDITEVPIALPFQKPPADKPNPKQGIGLMSWSRDSQYICTRNDSMPTALWIWDMHHLELAAILVQKDPIRAATWDPTCTRLVLCTGSCHLYMWTPSGAYCVSNPLPQFCINDLKWNSDGSCLLLKDKELFCCAAVPLLPESSDYSSDD, from the exons ATGGAGTTCACCGAAGCTTATAAACAGACCGGTCCCTGTTGTTTCTCTCCCAATGCCAGATATATCGCCGTCGCCGTCGATTACCGTTTAGTCATTCGTGATACGCTGTCGTTTAAG GTTGTGCAGTTGTTTTCATGTTTGGATAAAATAAGCTATATAGAATGGGCAGTTGATTCTGAATACATTCTATGTGGACTTCATAAAAGACCAATGATACAAGCATGGTCCTTAACACAACCTGAATGGACTTGTAAAATAGATGAAGGTCCAGCCGGCATTGCTTATGCTAGATGGAGTCCAGATAGTCGTCATATACTTACTACCTCCGATTTTCAATTGCGTTTAACTGTTTGGTCACTTGTTAATACAGCTTGTGTTCATGTTCAATGGCCAAAACATGCTTCTAAAGGCCTTTCTTTTACTAAAGATGGGAAATTTGCTGCCATTTGTACTAGGCGTGATTGTAAGGATTATATTAATCTGCTTTCATGCTATACGTGGGAGATAATGGGTACTTTTGCTGTTGATACATTGGATTTAGCTGATATTGAATGGTCCCCGGATGATAGTGCTGTAGTCGTTTGGGATTCACCTCTTGAATATAAG GTTTTGATTTATTCACCAGATGGAAGGTGTCTGTTCAAGTACCAAGCATATGAAAGTGGACTTGGTGTAAAATGTGTTTCATGGTCTCCTTGTGGCCACTTTCTAGCTGTGGGTAGTTATGATCAGATGTTTCGGGTTCTCAACCACCTAACCTGGAAAACCTTTGCTGAATTTATGCACCTATCGACAGTTCGTGCTCCTTGTTGTGCTGCTGTCTTCAAG tgctttcctttttctctctcgAATTGCCAGGAGGTGGATGAGCCATTGCACCTTGATATGTCTGAACTTAGTTTAAGTGATGAACTTCTCCAAGGCAATTCTG ATGCTGCAGAAGGACACTTCAGAGTTAGGTATGACATCACAGAAGTGCCTATTGCGCTGCCTTTCCAGAAGCCTCCTGCTGACAAACCAAACCCTAAACAAGGAATTG GCCTCATGTCATGGAGCAGGGACAGCCAGTACATCTGTACTCGTAATGACAGCATGCCAACCGCTCTCTGGATATGGGACATGCATCACCTTGAGCTTGCTGCCATCTTGGTGCAGAAGGATCCTATCCGAGCAGCCACTTGGGATCCAACATGCACAAGACTAGTTCTGTGCACAGGCAGCTGCCACTTGTACATGTGGACTCCTTCAGGGGCTTACTGCGTTAGTAATCCGCTTCCACAGTTTTGCATAAATGATCTCAAGTGGAATTCAGACGGAAGCTGTCTTCTCCTCAAAGACAAGGAATTATTCTGCTGTGCTGCTGTGCCCCTATTGCCAGAATCTAGTGACTATAGCTCTGATGATTGA
- the LOC8289654 gene encoding WD repeat-containing protein WRAP73 isoform X4, with protein MEFTEAYKQTGPCCFSPNARYIAVAVDYRLVIRDTLSFKVVQLFSCLDKISYIEWAVDSEYILCGLHKRPMIQAWSLTQPEWTCKIDEGPAGIAYARWSPDSRHILTTSDFQLRLTVWSLVNTACVHVQWPKHASKGLSFTKDGKFAAICTRRDCKDYINLLSCYTWEIMGTFAVDTLDLADIEWSPDDSAVVVWDSPLEYKVLIYSPDGRCLFKYQAYESGLGVKCVSWSPCGHFLAVGSYDQMFRVLNHLTWKTFAEFMHLSTVRAPCCAAVFKEVDEPLHLDMSELSLSDELLQGNSVSFNIFFLPKKMLQKDTSELGMTSQKCLLRCLSRSLLLTNQTLNKELASCHGAGTASTSVLVMTACQPLSGYGTCITLSLLPSWCRRILSEQPLGIQHAQD; from the exons ATGGAGTTCACCGAAGCTTATAAACAGACCGGTCCCTGTTGTTTCTCTCCCAATGCCAGATATATCGCCGTCGCCGTCGATTACCGTTTAGTCATTCGTGATACGCTGTCGTTTAAG GTTGTGCAGTTGTTTTCATGTTTGGATAAAATAAGCTATATAGAATGGGCAGTTGATTCTGAATACATTCTATGTGGACTTCATAAAAGACCAATGATACAAGCATGGTCCTTAACACAACCTGAATGGACTTGTAAAATAGATGAAGGTCCAGCCGGCATTGCTTATGCTAGATGGAGTCCAGATAGTCGTCATATACTTACTACCTCCGATTTTCAATTGCGTTTAACTGTTTGGTCACTTGTTAATACAGCTTGTGTTCATGTTCAATGGCCAAAACATGCTTCTAAAGGCCTTTCTTTTACTAAAGATGGGAAATTTGCTGCCATTTGTACTAGGCGTGATTGTAAGGATTATATTAATCTGCTTTCATGCTATACGTGGGAGATAATGGGTACTTTTGCTGTTGATACATTGGATTTAGCTGATATTGAATGGTCCCCGGATGATAGTGCTGTAGTCGTTTGGGATTCACCTCTTGAATATAAG GTTTTGATTTATTCACCAGATGGAAGGTGTCTGTTCAAGTACCAAGCATATGAAAGTGGACTTGGTGTAAAATGTGTTTCATGGTCTCCTTGTGGCCACTTTCTAGCTGTGGGTAGTTATGATCAGATGTTTCGGGTTCTCAACCACCTAACCTGGAAAACCTTTGCTGAATTTATGCACCTATCGACAGTTCGTGCTCCTTGTTGTGCTGCTGTCTTCAAG GAGGTGGATGAGCCATTGCACCTTGATATGTCTGAACTTAGTTTAAGTGATGAACTTCTCCAAGGCAATTCTG taagctttaacattttttttctccCAAAAAAGATGCTGCAGAAGGACACTTCAGAGTTAGGTATGACATCACAGAAGTGCCTATTGCGCTGCCTTTCCAGAAGCCTCCTGCTGACAAACCAAACCCTAAACAAGGAATTG GCCTCATGTCATGGAGCAGGGACAGCCAGTACATCTGTACTCGTAATGACAGCATGCCAACCGCTCTCTGGATATGGGACATGCATCACCTTGAGCTTGCTGCCATCTTGGTGCAGAAGGATCCTATCCGAGCAGCCACTTGGGATCCAACATGCACAAGACTAG